The following proteins are encoded in a genomic region of Vibrio tasmaniensis:
- the dnaE gene encoding DNA polymerase III subunit alpha yields the protein MSDPKFVHLRVHSDFSMVDGLSKVPPLVKKVAEMGMPALALTDFTNLCGLVKFYGTAHGCGVKPIIGADFLVQSPDFGDELTKLTVIATSNKGYNNLTLLISKAYLRGHVQHQPVIDKEWLIEHAEGLILLSGAKEGEIGKALLKGNRELVASCVEFYKTHFADRFYLELIRTGRTDEESYLHFALELAEQEDLPVVATNEVVFISEDLFDAHEIRVAIHDGFTMVDPRRPKNYSPQQYLRSEEEMCELFSDIPEALENSVEIAKRCNVTVRLGEYFLPNFPTEGLAIEDFLIKKSEEGLERRLAFLFPDEKVRAERRPEYDERLKIELEVVNNMGFPGYFLIVMEFIQWSKDNDVPVGPGRGSGAGSLVAYALDITDLDPLEYDLLFERFLNPERVSMPDFDIDFCMDKRDQVIDHVAEMYGRDAVSQIITFGTMAAKAVIRDVGRVLGHPFGFVDRISKLVPPDPGMTLEKAFLAEPALPELYDGDEEVRELIDKCRILEGCTRNAGKHAGGVVISPTTITDFAPIYADAEGNFPVTQFDKNDVETAGLVKFDFLGLRTLTIIDWALGLVNPRLKKEGKEPVRIESIPLDDQASFNLLQNSETTAVFQLESRGMKDLIKRLQPDSFEDIIALVALFRPGPLQSGMVDNFIDRKHGREAVSYPDETWQHESLKETLEPTYGIILYQEQVMQIAQILAGYTLGGADMLRRAMGKKKPEEMAKQRGTFKEGAEANGVDGELSMKIFDLVEKFAGYGFNKSHSAAYALVSYQTLWLKTHYPAEFMAAVMTADMDNTEKVIGLVDECFRMKLKLLPPDINSGLYRFNVDEDGAIVYGIGAIKGVGEGPIEAIIEARNKGGYFKDLFDFCARLDLKKVNKRVIEKLILSGALDRLGPHRAAMMASLKDAVKAASQHHHAESFGQSDMFGVLTDAPEEVEHKYTQVPKWPEKVWLEGERETLGLYLTGHPVNAYIKELAKYTSCRLKDATPTRRDQSLTIAGLVIAARVMTTKRGTRIGLMTLDDRSGRMEVMLFSDALDRYAELLEKDKIVVVSGQVSFDDFNGGLKMSAREVMDLGSAREKYARGVSISIEQSQINGQFFERFGQILEPYRAGTVPVNVYYQRADARARLTLGTEWRVTPSDTLLDELKQLLGNSQVELEFN from the coding sequence ATGTCAGATCCAAAATTTGTTCACCTACGCGTACACAGTGACTTTTCGATGGTGGATGGTCTATCCAAGGTGCCACCATTAGTTAAAAAAGTCGCTGAAATGGGTATGCCTGCTCTAGCATTGACCGACTTTACCAACCTGTGCGGTTTGGTGAAATTCTACGGTACTGCCCATGGGTGTGGGGTTAAACCAATTATTGGTGCTGACTTCTTGGTGCAGTCTCCTGATTTTGGCGATGAATTGACCAAACTCACGGTTATTGCAACAAGTAATAAAGGCTACAACAACCTAACGTTATTAATTTCAAAAGCTTATCTTCGTGGCCATGTGCAGCATCAGCCTGTTATTGATAAAGAGTGGCTGATTGAACATGCGGAAGGCCTGATTCTTTTATCGGGTGCAAAAGAGGGTGAGATTGGTAAAGCGTTGCTGAAAGGCAATCGAGAGTTGGTTGCAAGTTGCGTTGAGTTTTACAAAACACATTTCGCAGACCGTTTTTATCTGGAGCTCATTCGAACTGGACGTACGGACGAAGAGTCTTATCTGCACTTTGCGCTGGAATTAGCCGAGCAAGAAGACCTGCCAGTTGTTGCGACCAACGAAGTGGTGTTCATTTCTGAAGACTTGTTTGACGCTCATGAAATCCGTGTGGCGATTCATGATGGCTTCACTATGGTCGATCCACGTCGACCGAAAAACTACAGCCCACAACAATATCTGCGTAGTGAAGAAGAGATGTGTGAGTTGTTCTCAGATATCCCTGAAGCATTAGAGAACAGTGTTGAGATCGCCAAGCGTTGTAACGTGACTGTACGTTTAGGGGAGTACTTCTTACCTAACTTCCCAACGGAAGGTTTAGCGATTGAAGACTTCCTGATCAAAAAATCAGAAGAAGGTCTTGAGCGACGTTTAGCATTTCTGTTTCCAGATGAAAAAGTCAGAGCTGAACGCAGGCCTGAATACGATGAGCGACTTAAAATCGAGCTAGAAGTAGTTAATAACATGGGTTTCCCAGGTTACTTCTTGATCGTAATGGAGTTCATCCAGTGGTCAAAAGATAACGATGTACCAGTAGGCCCAGGTCGTGGTTCTGGTGCTGGTTCTTTGGTGGCTTACGCGCTTGATATCACCGATCTTGATCCACTTGAATATGACTTGCTGTTCGAACGTTTCTTGAACCCAGAACGTGTATCGATGCCCGATTTCGATATCGATTTCTGTATGGATAAACGTGACCAAGTTATTGACCACGTAGCTGAAATGTACGGCCGTGATGCCGTTTCTCAGATCATCACCTTCGGTACTATGGCGGCAAAAGCGGTAATCCGTGACGTTGGCCGTGTATTAGGCCACCCATTTGGCTTTGTTGACCGAATTTCTAAGCTGGTTCCGCCTGATCCGGGCATGACGCTAGAGAAAGCATTCCTAGCTGAGCCCGCCTTGCCAGAGCTCTACGACGGCGATGAAGAAGTACGCGAGCTGATAGATAAGTGTCGCATCTTAGAAGGCTGTACGCGAAACGCAGGTAAGCACGCGGGTGGTGTTGTAATCTCACCGACCACGATCACTGATTTTGCGCCTATCTATGCCGATGCGGAAGGTAACTTCCCAGTAACGCAGTTCGATAAGAATGACGTTGAAACCGCCGGTTTGGTTAAGTTTGACTTCTTGGGTCTACGTACCCTGACCATCATCGATTGGGCGCTAGGCCTCGTAAACCCACGCTTGAAGAAAGAGGGTAAAGAGCCGGTTCGTATTGAATCGATTCCTCTGGATGACCAAGCGTCATTTAACCTATTACAAAATTCTGAAACGACGGCGGTATTCCAACTGGAATCACGCGGTATGAAAGATCTGATCAAGCGTCTGCAACCCGACTCTTTTGAAGATATCATCGCATTGGTAGCTTTGTTCCGTCCGGGCCCTCTGCAATCAGGCATGGTAGATAACTTTATCGACCGTAAACACGGCCGAGAAGCGGTATCTTACCCTGATGAAACGTGGCAACACGAATCGCTTAAAGAGACGCTTGAACCTACGTACGGCATCATCCTGTATCAAGAACAGGTAATGCAAATCGCACAGATCCTTGCGGGCTATACGCTCGGCGGAGCAGATATGTTGCGTCGTGCAATGGGTAAGAAAAAGCCAGAAGAGATGGCAAAACAGCGTGGTACCTTCAAAGAAGGTGCCGAAGCCAATGGTGTTGATGGCGAACTGTCCATGAAGATCTTTGACTTGGTAGAGAAGTTTGCGGGCTACGGCTTCAACAAATCTCACTCTGCAGCATACGCACTGGTTTCTTATCAAACGCTGTGGCTTAAAACCCACTACCCAGCGGAATTTATGGCGGCAGTAATGACCGCAGATATGGATAACACCGAAAAGGTTATTGGCCTTGTTGATGAGTGTTTCCGTATGAAGCTCAAGCTCCTTCCACCCGATATTAATTCCGGCTTATACCGCTTTAATGTCGATGAAGATGGCGCAATAGTTTATGGCATTGGTGCGATTAAAGGGGTGGGTGAAGGCCCTATTGAAGCCATCATTGAAGCGCGAAATAAAGGCGGTTACTTTAAAGATTTATTCGACTTCTGTGCTCGTCTTGATCTGAAGAAGGTCAACAAACGTGTTATCGAAAAGTTGATTCTATCCGGAGCCTTAGATAGATTAGGTCCTCACCGAGCGGCAATGATGGCATCTTTGAAAGATGCGGTTAAGGCAGCAAGCCAACATCACCATGCTGAGTCGTTTGGTCAATCTGATATGTTTGGTGTGTTGACCGACGCTCCGGAAGAGGTTGAACACAAGTATACTCAAGTGCCTAAATGGCCGGAAAAGGTTTGGCTTGAAGGTGAACGCGAAACGCTTGGTTTGTATTTAACGGGTCACCCGGTGAATGCTTACATTAAAGAACTTGCGAAATACACCAGCTGTCGTTTGAAAGATGCCACGCCAACGCGTCGTGACCAGTCATTAACGATTGCAGGCTTGGTGATTGCGGCTAGGGTGATGACCACGAAGCGCGGTACACGAATCGGTTTGATGACACTTGACGACCGATCGGGCCGAATGGAAGTGATGTTGTTCTCAGATGCGCTCGATCGCTACGCAGAATTGCTCGAAAAAGACAAAATTGTGGTTGTTTCTGGACAGGTCAGCTTTGATGATTTCAATGGTGGGCTTAAAATGTCCGCGCGCGAGGTCATGGACTTAGGAAGCGCTCGTGAGAAATATGCTCGTGGGGTGTCGATATCTATCGAGCAATCCCAAATTAACGGTCAATTTTTTGAACGCTTTGGTCAAATCTTAGAACCTTATAGAGCCGGAACGGTCCCAGTCAATGTATACTACCAACGTGCCGACGCTAGAGCGCGGTTAACATTGGGCACAGAATGGCGTGTGACGCCAAGTGATACATTACTAGACGAATTAAAACAGCTGCTTGGAAATAGCCAAGTAGAACTCGAATTTAACTAA
- the lpxD gene encoding UDP-3-O-(3-hydroxymyristoyl)glucosamine N-acyltransferase: MKNLTLAELATITGGELHGDGTVTVSAVAPMDKAQEGNITFLSNVKYSKHLGDCKASAIMVKESERELCKTNVIVVSDPYVAFAKVAQALDITPAPAAAIADSASISGDATIGQNVSIGANAVIETGVVLGDDVVIGAGCFIGKNAKIGAGTKLWANVSVYHEVVIGEACLIQSSTVIGSDGFGYANEKGEWVKIPQVGSVRVGNRVEIGACTTVDRGALDDTIIEDNVILDNQLQIAHNVHIGYGSAIAGGTIIAGSTTIGKYCIIGGGCVINGHIEIVDGVTITGMGMVMRSITEKGMYSSGIPLQPNKDWRKTATRVHRIDEMNKRLKTVEKLIENSAES, from the coding sequence ATGAAGAATCTGACCTTAGCCGAATTGGCAACGATTACCGGTGGAGAGCTACACGGAGACGGTACAGTTACCGTTTCAGCAGTCGCTCCTATGGATAAAGCGCAAGAAGGAAATATTACGTTCCTTTCTAACGTGAAGTACAGCAAGCACCTTGGTGACTGTAAAGCATCCGCTATTATGGTTAAAGAGAGCGAGCGAGAACTGTGTAAGACCAACGTTATTGTGGTCAGCGACCCTTATGTTGCTTTTGCTAAGGTTGCTCAAGCGCTTGATATTACGCCAGCACCAGCTGCGGCTATTGCTGATTCTGCTTCAATCTCTGGTGATGCAACCATTGGACAAAATGTGTCTATTGGTGCCAATGCTGTGATTGAAACTGGCGTAGTACTTGGTGATGATGTTGTTATCGGTGCTGGTTGTTTTATTGGTAAAAATGCAAAAATTGGCGCAGGTACTAAGCTTTGGGCTAACGTAAGTGTTTACCATGAAGTGGTGATTGGCGAAGCATGTTTGATTCAATCTAGTACAGTGATTGGATCCGATGGTTTTGGTTATGCGAATGAGAAAGGCGAGTGGGTTAAGATCCCGCAAGTCGGTTCAGTTCGTGTTGGTAACCGCGTAGAAATCGGCGCGTGTACTACCGTTGACCGTGGCGCATTAGATGACACTATTATTGAAGATAACGTTATCTTAGATAACCAACTTCAGATAGCTCATAATGTTCACATCGGATATGGTTCTGCTATTGCAGGTGGTACTATCATCGCCGGCAGCACAACGATAGGTAAGTACTGTATTATTGGTGGCGGTTGTGTGATTAATGGTCATATAGAAATCGTTGACGGCGTTACAATCACCGGTATGGGGATGGTAATGCGTAGTATCACCGAAAAAGGCATGTACTCTTCAGGTATTCCTTTGCAGCCAAATAAAGATTGGCGTAAAACAGCAACGCGAGTTCATCGTATTGATGAAATGAACAAGCGTTTGAAAACCGTTGAAAAACTTATCGAGAACAGCGCGGAATCATAA
- the lpxA gene encoding acyl-ACP--UDP-N-acetylglucosamine O-acyltransferase produces the protein MIHETAKIHPAAVIEGDVTIGANVTVGPFTYIAGNVTIGDDTEVMSHVVIKGHTTIGKENRIFPHAVIGEENQDKKYGGEDTTVVIGDRNVIREAVQIHRGTTQDKATTVIGDDNLLCVNAHVAHDVIVGNHTHIGNNAILGGHVTVGDYAGVMALSAIHPFCSIGAYAYIGGCSAVVQDVLPYVLAQGNHAAPFGLNLVGLKRNGFEKPEIRALQKAYKELYRSGKTLEEAKAALVEMAKEFASVTPMLEMLESSERGIIR, from the coding sequence ATGATTCATGAAACAGCGAAAATTCACCCGGCAGCAGTAATCGAAGGTGATGTAACTATCGGTGCTAACGTGACGGTTGGTCCTTTCACTTACATTGCTGGTAACGTGACAATTGGTGACGACACTGAAGTGATGTCGCATGTTGTGATCAAAGGTCACACAACCATTGGTAAAGAAAACCGAATCTTCCCACACGCAGTGATTGGAGAAGAAAACCAAGATAAGAAATACGGTGGTGAAGACACGACTGTTGTGATCGGTGACCGTAATGTGATTCGTGAAGCAGTTCAGATCCACCGTGGTACAACTCAAGACAAAGCAACCACAGTGATTGGTGACGACAACTTACTTTGTGTAAATGCTCACGTAGCGCATGATGTAATCGTTGGAAACCACACTCACATTGGTAACAACGCTATCCTTGGCGGTCACGTGACGGTTGGCGATTATGCTGGTGTTATGGCGCTTTCTGCTATTCACCCATTTTGTTCAATTGGTGCTTACGCTTACATTGGCGGCTGTTCTGCGGTTGTTCAAGATGTACTGCCGTACGTGCTTGCACAGGGTAATCATGCCGCTCCATTCGGCCTCAACCTAGTGGGCTTGAAGCGTAACGGATTTGAGAAACCAGAAATTCGAGCATTACAGAAAGCGTACAAAGAGTTATACCGTTCAGGCAAAACACTTGAAGAAGCGAAAGCCGCTTTAGTTGAAATGGCGAAAGAGTTTGCTTCGGTAACTCCTATGTTAGAAATGCTAGAGAGCTCTGAGCGCGGTATTATTCGTTAA
- a CDS encoding OmpH family outer membrane protein, which yields MIKAAGLGLVVLSSSFFATAAEAAQKVGYVNTAQVFQALPQREVVLQKMQEEFKDKAAELQSIQAEAKTKIEKLKRDGELLGPDEVEKLRIEVGQLDSKYKIKAQALEKASQRREAQEKQKLFKVIQDAVTKVAEKEGYDMIVDIQALQYGKPEYNISEKVIKSLK from the coding sequence ATGATTAAAGCAGCAGGTTTAGGCCTTGTAGTTCTTAGCTCTTCTTTCTTTGCAACAGCGGCTGAAGCTGCGCAAAAAGTGGGCTATGTAAATACTGCACAAGTATTCCAGGCTCTACCTCAGCGTGAAGTTGTTCTTCAAAAAATGCAGGAAGAGTTCAAAGATAAAGCTGCTGAGCTTCAAAGTATCCAAGCGGAAGCTAAGACTAAGATTGAAAAGCTTAAGCGTGATGGTGAGCTATTAGGGCCTGATGAAGTAGAGAAACTTCGTATTGAAGTCGGCCAACTAGACAGCAAATACAAAATCAAAGCTCAAGCACTAGAAAAAGCAAGCCAACGTCGTGAAGCACAAGAGAAGCAGAAGCTATTCAAAGTAATTCAAGATGCTGTAACTAAAGTTGCAGAGAAAGAAGGCTACGACATGATCGTTGATATTCAAGCTCTGCAGTACGGCAAGCCAGAATACAACATCTCTGAAAAAGTAATTAAATCACTGAAATAA
- the lpxB gene encoding lipid-A-disaccharide synthase yields the protein MAQQEAATNSSDFVSNEPLRVGIVVGELSGDTLGEGFIKAIKRQYPNAEFVGIGGPKMKALGCESLFEMEELAVMGLVEVLGRLPRLLKVKAGLVKYFTQNPPDVFVGIDAPDFNLRLELDLKNAGIKTVHYVSPSVWAWRPKRIFKIDKATDLVLAFLPFEKAFYDKYNVACEFVGHTLADAIPLDPNKQEARDLLGLEQDKQWLAVLPGSRGGEMSLIAQPFIETCQRIKQKYPDINFVVALVNEQRKKQFTEIWQSTAPELEFTLVEDTATNVITAADSVLLASGTVALECMLLKRPMVVGYKVNKLTGYIVKKLSITEFVSLPNILAGEEIVKEHILEECHPDYLFPSVDKMLSADNTALIERFTEMHHWIRKGADKQAANAVLKLINRPFVES from the coding sequence ATGGCACAGCAAGAAGCAGCAACCAATAGCTCGGACTTTGTTTCGAATGAACCTCTACGCGTAGGTATCGTTGTCGGAGAACTCTCTGGTGACACGCTTGGCGAAGGCTTTATCAAGGCCATTAAACGACAGTACCCGAATGCTGAATTCGTGGGTATTGGCGGACCAAAAATGAAGGCGTTGGGTTGTGAGTCTCTTTTTGAGATGGAAGAGCTTGCCGTAATGGGACTTGTAGAAGTGCTTGGCCGTTTACCTCGCTTGCTAAAAGTGAAAGCGGGACTGGTTAAATATTTCACTCAAAACCCGCCAGATGTTTTTGTGGGTATTGATGCGCCTGACTTCAACCTAAGACTTGAATTGGATCTTAAGAACGCGGGCATTAAGACTGTTCATTATGTCAGCCCTTCAGTATGGGCATGGCGTCCGAAGCGTATCTTTAAAATCGATAAAGCAACCGACTTGGTACTGGCTTTCTTACCATTCGAAAAGGCGTTCTACGACAAATACAATGTTGCCTGTGAATTTGTTGGTCATACCTTGGCCGACGCTATCCCTCTAGACCCAAATAAGCAGGAAGCTCGCGATCTTTTAGGTTTAGAACAAGATAAACAGTGGCTAGCGGTATTGCCGGGTAGCCGTGGTGGTGAGATGAGTTTGATTGCTCAACCATTTATCGAAACGTGCCAGCGCATTAAGCAGAAATACCCTGATATCAATTTTGTCGTTGCGCTGGTTAATGAACAGCGTAAGAAACAGTTTACCGAGATCTGGCAATCGACTGCGCCTGAACTTGAATTTACTTTGGTGGAAGATACAGCTACTAACGTGATTACCGCTGCTGATTCAGTTTTGTTAGCTTCTGGTACTGTTGCTCTCGAATGTATGTTGCTTAAGCGCCCGATGGTTGTAGGCTACAAGGTCAACAAGCTCACCGGTTATATCGTGAAGAAATTGTCGATTACCGAATTCGTTTCGTTACCGAATATCCTAGCGGGTGAAGAAATCGTAAAAGAACACATTCTTGAAGAGTGTCACCCAGATTACCTTTTCCCATCAGTCGATAAAATGCTCTCAGCGGACAATACAGCGTTGATCGAACGCTTTACTGAAATGCATCACTGGATCCGTAAAGGCGCAGATAAACAAGCAGCTAACGCGGTATTGAAACTGATTAATCGACCATTTGTTGAGTCATAA
- the rnhB gene encoding ribonuclease HII produces MAVKEKKELPPFEYPQGYQLFAGVDEVGRGPLVGDVVTAAVILDPNNPIEGLNDSKKLSEKKRLALLPEIKEKALAWSVGRCSPQEIDELNILQATMVAMQRAIAGLSVQPDMALIDGNRVPELPMAGLAIVKGDLRVAEISAASIIAKVVRDQEMEELDKIHPEFGFAKHKGYPTKAHFEAIEKHGVTEHYRKSFKPVKRILGID; encoded by the coding sequence ATGGCTGTAAAAGAGAAAAAAGAACTTCCTCCTTTTGAGTATCCTCAAGGCTACCAGTTATTTGCCGGTGTTGATGAAGTGGGGCGTGGGCCGTTGGTTGGTGATGTTGTTACCGCTGCGGTTATCCTCGATCCTAATAACCCAATCGAAGGCTTGAACGATTCAAAAAAACTGTCTGAGAAAAAGCGCCTTGCTCTGCTTCCTGAAATAAAAGAGAAAGCCTTGGCATGGTCTGTGGGTCGTTGTTCCCCACAAGAAATTGATGAGTTGAATATCTTACAAGCGACTATGGTCGCGATGCAGCGTGCAATTGCCGGGCTGAGTGTTCAACCTGATATGGCGCTAATAGATGGAAACCGTGTTCCTGAACTACCGATGGCCGGTCTGGCGATTGTGAAAGGGGATTTGCGAGTGGCTGAAATCAGTGCAGCGTCTATCATCGCTAAAGTGGTTCGTGACCAAGAGATGGAAGAACTTGATAAGATCCATCCCGAATTTGGTTTCGCTAAACATAAAGGTTACCCGACCAAAGCGCATTTTGAAGCGATTGAAAAACATGGCGTAACCGAGCATTACCGTAAAAGCTTTAAGCCAGTAAAACGTATTCTTGGCATAGATTAG
- the fabZ gene encoding 3-hydroxyacyl-ACP dehydratase FabZ has product MTTEQTTMNITEIQELLPHRYPFLMVDRVTSFEKEKTLTAIKNVSVNEPQFTGHFPQLPVFPGVLILEAMAQATGLLAFKSFGAPSGNELYYFASVDKAKFRKPVVPGDQLVIEVEFLKERRGIASFNGVAKVDGVVVCSAELKCARREF; this is encoded by the coding sequence TTGACTACTGAACAGACAACGATGAACATTACTGAAATTCAGGAACTATTACCTCATCGCTACCCATTCTTAATGGTTGATCGTGTGACTAGCTTTGAAAAAGAAAAAACACTGACTGCGATTAAGAATGTTTCTGTTAACGAACCTCAGTTCACAGGCCACTTCCCACAACTTCCTGTATTCCCAGGCGTGTTGATCTTAGAAGCAATGGCGCAAGCAACAGGTCTTCTAGCATTTAAATCTTTTGGTGCTCCTTCTGGTAATGAGCTTTACTACTTTGCTAGCGTAGATAAAGCGAAGTTCCGTAAGCCAGTAGTGCCAGGTGACCAATTGGTTATCGAAGTTGAGTTCTTAAAAGAACGTCGTGGCATTGCATCGTTCAACGGTGTAGCGAAAGTTGACGGCGTAGTTGTATGTTCAGCTGAACTTAAATGTGCTCGTAGAGAGTTTTAA
- the bamA gene encoding outer membrane protein assembly factor BamA: MAIKQILFASLLATSVAANGAQNFVVQDIKIEGLQRVALGAALLKMPVRIGDEVDDGDVSEIIRALYASGNFEDVKVLRDDDVLVVQVKERPTIASISFSGNKAIKEEQLQQNLDASGVREGEALDRTTLSNIEKGLEDFYYSVGKYNATVKAVVTPLPRNRSDLKFVFTEGVSAKIQQINFIGNEVFSDADLLSRFNLNVDVAWWNFLADEKYQKQVLAGDIEALKSYYLDRGYLKFKVDSTQVAISPDKKGVYITLGLDEGEAYTVKDVAFRGELIGREADFEALVPFEDGDIYNGSSVTSLEESVKRILGESGYAYPQVRTIPEFDDETKEVSLVINVEAGSRIYVRDIRFTGNNSTKDEVLRREMRQMEGSWLNSKSIDTGKSRLNRLGFFETVDVQTVRVPGSEDQVDLVYNVKEANSGSVNFGVGYGTESGVSFQVGLQQDNFAGSGNRVGVSAMMNDYQKNVSLDYRDPYWNLDGVSMGGKIFYNEFEASEAGIVDYTNQSYGTSLTWGFPMDELNRLEFGFGYTHNKIGNVPTYIQVEQFARSIDQYGDEHILTDDFDINISWTRNNLNRGFFPTEGNHQRAFAKMTVPGSDAKYFKAQYDVKHYIPLTKKHEFTLLMRGRLGYGNGYGQTDGNDNLFPFYENYYAGGFTTLRGFGSNSAGPKAVYGNSTGNNPTYNSATDDSVGGNAVALASVELIVPTPFASDEARSQIRTSVFFDMASVWDTEFVDRGAPNSGQQYYYDYSDPTNYRSSYGAALQWMSPMGPLVFSLAKPIKIYEGDDEEFFTFTIGRTF; encoded by the coding sequence ATGGCGATTAAGCAAATTCTGTTCGCAAGTCTATTGGCCACTAGTGTGGCTGCGAACGGAGCACAAAACTTTGTAGTTCAAGATATCAAGATCGAAGGTTTACAGCGTGTTGCACTTGGTGCAGCTCTACTGAAAATGCCAGTACGTATTGGCGATGAAGTGGATGACGGCGATGTATCTGAGATCATTCGTGCACTGTATGCTTCAGGCAACTTTGAGGACGTTAAAGTCCTTCGCGATGATGATGTTTTAGTTGTTCAAGTCAAAGAACGACCGACCATCGCAAGCATCTCATTCTCAGGTAACAAGGCGATCAAAGAAGAACAACTTCAGCAGAACCTAGATGCATCTGGTGTTCGTGAAGGTGAAGCCCTTGACCGCACTACGCTGAGTAACATAGAGAAAGGCCTTGAAGATTTTTACTACAGTGTTGGTAAGTACAACGCGACAGTAAAAGCGGTTGTAACGCCTTTGCCTCGTAATCGTTCTGACCTTAAGTTTGTATTTACTGAAGGTGTGTCCGCTAAGATTCAGCAAATTAACTTTATCGGTAATGAAGTTTTCTCTGACGCTGATCTACTGAGTCGTTTCAACTTAAACGTTGATGTTGCATGGTGGAATTTCCTTGCGGATGAAAAATACCAGAAGCAAGTGTTAGCGGGTGATATCGAAGCTCTGAAGTCTTACTACCTTGACCGTGGTTACCTTAAGTTTAAGGTAGATTCGACTCAGGTTGCGATCTCTCCTGATAAGAAAGGTGTCTACATCACGTTGGGCCTTGATGAAGGCGAAGCTTACACCGTTAAGGATGTCGCTTTCCGTGGTGAGCTTATCGGCCGCGAGGCTGACTTCGAAGCGTTAGTGCCATTCGAAGATGGCGATATATATAACGGCTCTTCTGTAACGTCTTTAGAAGAGAGCGTAAAACGAATTCTAGGCGAATCTGGCTATGCGTACCCACAAGTTCGTACGATTCCTGAATTTGACGATGAGACCAAAGAAGTGTCGTTGGTTATCAATGTAGAAGCGGGCAGCCGTATCTACGTTCGTGATATTCGATTCACGGGTAACAACTCAACGAAAGATGAAGTACTGCGTCGTGAAATGCGTCAGATGGAAGGCAGCTGGCTGAACTCCAAGTCGATTGATACAGGTAAGAGCCGTCTTAACCGTTTAGGCTTTTTTGAAACGGTTGATGTGCAAACGGTACGTGTTCCTGGCAGTGAAGACCAAGTGGATCTGGTTTACAACGTTAAGGAAGCGAACTCGGGTAGCGTCAACTTCGGTGTTGGCTACGGTACTGAATCGGGTGTCAGCTTCCAGGTTGGTTTACAGCAAGATAACTTTGCAGGTTCTGGTAACCGTGTTGGCGTAAGCGCCATGATGAACGATTACCAAAAGAATGTGAGCTTAGACTACCGCGACCCATACTGGAACCTTGATGGCGTGAGTATGGGCGGCAAAATCTTCTACAACGAATTTGAAGCCTCTGAAGCGGGTATTGTCGATTATACCAACCAAAGTTATGGTACGAGCTTAACATGGGGTTTCCCTATGGATGAGCTGAACCGTCTCGAGTTTGGTTTTGGTTATACGCATAACAAGATCGGTAACGTTCCTACCTATATTCAAGTTGAACAGTTTGCGAGAAGTATTGACCAATACGGTGACGAACACATCTTAACCGATGACTTCGATATCAATATCTCTTGGACGCGCAACAACCTTAACCGTGGCTTCTTCCCTACTGAAGGTAACCACCAACGTGCTTTCGCGAAAATGACAGTACCCGGTTCGGATGCTAAATACTTCAAAGCGCAATACGATGTAAAACATTACATTCCGTTGACTAAAAAGCATGAGTTCACACTATTGATGCGTGGTCGATTAGGCTATGGTAACGGTTATGGCCAAACGGATGGTAATGATAACTTGTTCCCATTCTACGAAAACTACTACGCGGGTGGTTTTACAACACTACGTGGTTTTGGTTCTAACTCAGCGGGTCCAAAAGCTGTTTACGGAAATAGCACGGGCAACAACCCTACGTACAATTCTGCAACCGATGATTCGGTTGGTGGTAATGCGGTTGCTTTGGCTAGCGTAGAGTTAATCGTACCAACACCGTTTGCTTCTGATGAAGCTCGCAGTCAGATTCGAACTAGTGTGTTCTTCGATATGGCAAGTGTATGGGATACCGAATTCGTAGACCGTGGCGCACCGAATAGCGGTCAACAGTACTACTACGATTACTCTGACCCAACAAATTACCGTTCATCTTATGGTGCCGCTCTTCAGTGGATGTCACCGATGGGACCATTGGTTTTCTCTCTAGCGAAACCAATTAAAATCTACGAAGGCGATGACGAAGAATTCTTCACATTCACCATTGGTAGAACTTTCTAA